One genomic segment of Besnoitia besnoiti strain Bb-Ger1 chromosome VII, whole genome shotgun sequence includes these proteins:
- a CDS encoding hypothetical protein (encoded by transcript BESB_077210) yields the protein MVDYSKWDKMEVSSSEDEEASPSRPRVRRFEEKQRVTLGPEGLSIEGQEETRPPRKKLEELDYDDEDIDLEGDTAAEEAFEDAHEWPRCGHLPQSPSGSSTHDARAGIGLAPAPAAEPAGAGSSASAARAAQRRDETLLIENGGVVEGRYFWSQTRHEVVVDVLLPKGARGKDLKVELRTDSCCCTYKGTAVLSGAFPHTIEEDEDMWFWELVEKKINWKRLARLAEKVNSGRDAEGRQGDSKPADAKDSEDGRQQEGAEKSEGKPEDEGEDEVAPFLELSLRKKPEVAGTYVWWNCVVKGDPCVDVEKLPGRAAKETTTQSFKEAWEKAHQMFLEKLKNERREPMEI from the exons ATGGTCGACTACAGCAAGTGGGATAAAATGGAAGTCTCGTCctcggaggacgaagaggcgagcccttcgcggccgcgcgtgcggcgcttcgaggagaagcagcgcgtcACGCTCGGCCCCGAAGGCTTGTCCATCGAAGGccaggaggagacgcggccgccgcggaagaaactCGAAGAACTTGActacgacgacgaagacatCGACCTGGAAGGCGAcaccgctgcagaggaggcctTCGAAGACGCGCACGAGTGGCCTCGGTGCGGGCATCTGCCGCAGTCGCCCAGCGGCTCCTCCACCCATGACGCGAGAGCGGGAatcggcctcgcgcccgcccctgcggcggagcccgcgggcgccggctcGAGTGCatctgcagctcgcgcggcgcagaggagagacgaaacGCTTCTGATCGAGAATGGAGGCGTCGTGGAGGGCCGGTACTTCTGGAGTCAGACGCGCCACGAAGTCGTCGTCGACGTTCTTCTGCCaaaaggcgcgcgaggaaaggACTTGAAGGTCGAGCTCCGCACAGACAGTTGCTGCTGTACGTACAAGGGGACCGCGGTGCTCAGTGGGGCCTTCCCGCACACCatcgaggaagacgaggacatGTGGTTTTGGGAACTCGTCGAGAAAAAAATCAACTGGAAACGACTTGCGAGGCTCGCTGAGAAAGTTAACTCggggcgagacgcagagggtcGGCAAGGAGACTCGAAACCCGCAGACGCAAAGGACAGCGAGGACGGGAGGCAgcaggaaggcgcagagaaatCTGAAGGAAAAccagaggacgaaggcgaagacgaagttGCACCCTTCTTAGAACTCAGTCTGAGAAAGAAACCTGAAGTCGCCGGCACCTACGTCTGGTGGAACTGCGTCGTCAAG GGCGACCCCTGCGTGGATGTCGAGAAGCTGCCAGGACGcgctgcgaaggagacgacCACGCAGAGCTTCAAAGAGGCGTGGGAGAAGGCGCACCAGATGTTCCTGGAGAAACTCAAGAACGAGCGTCGCGAGCCGATGGAAATCTAA
- a CDS encoding hypothetical protein (encoded by transcript BESB_077200) produces MMPRQHEPQRHYPSSFSSHRLVAPSRSLSPRPSPSLSVSPPEVDPLQPPASHYAFCSSFSPSLTCSTFLSASSSSFAPSSSSLFAFHASPSPPSSPFLPYQPSPSINPLGLSPASPSPPGRPCRSSLSLPRPFHIWPSAASQFASPSSSPNPAQFSPPPVASPFRTSPSPPSSPFLSPWGRPACDLPRTEERFASPSLSRYDAPPLSLSRSGSCSLEAAVSMREETRARVGARRLRQREHDARGGVSCARSKHFEWNRSSRARSLQFYAGRPGTRCEAEETPADEGSHSAEASRRRRQEDDHIWRIGDADACAWEPSSPTVAVRKGACLSRSRVDVAGTRPLSAAGLASARVCKDLQSFPEIENSHQREAGRPQKRRDTRGASPGHARLSSQVYVHGSPQAAAGRRRRPGTPTNIHARFVDGCSSRGVPSAPVYRDEETAHQAEHLEEDAGGELLVMHQEKERPVWMESLLSSEPSAPERPQANRREPRGRFLAAASSAPSLCSSFASSAPCTCASVAPVSHHHLLKGVSAPCISPDQTTTCSSSSLDPLSSLSCSSFSFVSAYSAASSGCRCRRGSPSEQLCGGAPSPHGSACASPCPYSSAFLSSPPSLQSPCCISSSFQSLKPPSAQAACAVCLPSLASSRHGYAVPERGRAVAASPCCAATPPFLSASLPASTSAAQAVCASASSALSFSFAASPSCAATATDASAAVPSALSFSFSSSVCLAAAVSPPVAEEPNQRESASGCGVPPQASSLSLPSVRARNPSSETAVSSCGFPLARGVDGVSRDAENDDLQAQLDRIQQKAAVSKKRDRVVPSDGQPEAGQDGEEEGGVQEGERESECRQRGIVKREDAIHVAGREARPSLLASCVVPVEQVEALAAVAKVEARGSHVVFCEEGSESCEVGGACHMNERKAKAAQTRAHAEKPKDEASPFFLQSDRSRALLARRTTSASAETSEGKSLCSESESEPDSAETEDESLSEEELELEGFCLSELLGRGAAGKRRWKKLARQGERRDSFSRCSFLSSENELSFSLSSSSPCLSLASSPPCSPSSALANTAAAETAAASRSPPAPSAADLLAAHARAASPRRRRKAGAAGVPASVRRTLAVRRELRDAALQGSLRLLQTLSLAPCAREKEFPGGEGGGTESACGKTGGEGARRSAEAAADGELSAAQARPGEQETENRGHGDGAASPGEVDRAWIQATVDFWEVAEAEAVLSALSARQNARRAPPAVK; encoded by the exons ATGATGCCTCGGCAGCacgagccgcagaggcattacccctcctctttctcttcgcatcgcctcgtcgctcccTCTCGTTCGCTAAGCCCTAGaccgtcgccttctctgtcggTCTCACCCCCCGAGGTCgaccctctgcagcctccggcGTCGCATTATGCGTTCTGCTCCTCGTTTTCGCCCTCGCTGACTTGTTCCACGTTcctgtctgcctcctcctcgtcctttGCAccatcttcttcctcgctctttGCTTTCCACGCGTCCCCGTCTCCCCCGTCTTCTCCGTTTCTCCCCTACCAGCCTTCGCCCTCCATCAACCCGCTTGGCCTgtctcctgcgtctccctcgcctccgggGCGCCCctgtcgctcttctctctctctgcctcgtcccTTCCACATCTGGCCTTCCGCTGCGAGCCAGTTTGCCTCCCCCTCGTCTTCACCGAATCCTGCCCAgttctcgccgcctcctgtcgCGAGCCCCTTCCGCACTTCTCCGTCTCcaccgtcgtcgcccttcctctctccgtgGGGACGACCTGCGTGCGATCTGCCGCGCACCGAGgagcgcttcgcctcgccgtcgctctctcgctatgatgcgcctcctctgtctctctcgcggtcAGGCTCCTGCTCACTGGAGGCCGCGGTCTCGATGCGCGAAGAGACGAGAGCGCGCGTGGGAGCACGCAGGCTGCGGCAACGAGAGCATGACGCGAGAGGAGGTGTCTCTTGCGCTCGGTCGAAACACTTTGAGTGGAACCGGAGTTCGAGGGCTCGCTCGCTGCAGTTCTACGCAGGCCGGCCAGGGACGCGgtgcgaagcggaggaaacCCCAGCAGACGAGGGAAGCCACAGCGCGGAAGCGtcgagacgaagacgacaggAAGACGACCACATATGGCGAATTGGGGACGCCGACGCTTGCGCGTGGGAGCCCAGCTCGCCAACGGTGGCCGTGAGGAAAGGCGCTTGTCTGAGTCGAAGCCGCGTGGACGTCGCGGGCACGAGGCCCCTGTCCGCAGCGGGACTGGCATCTGCGCGGGTCTGCAAAGACCTCCAGAGCTTTCCAGAGATAGAAAACAGTCATCAGCGAGAAGCAGGGCGtccgcagaagcgccgcgacacGCGAGGAGCTTCGCCTGGCCACGCGCGGCTCTCGTCtcaggtgtatgtacacggctcgccgcaggcagcagccggcaggaggcggagaccggGGACGCCGACAAACATCCATGCACGCTTCGTCGACGGTTGTTCGTCGCGTGGAGTTCCCTCTGCTCCGGTATACCGGGATGAAGAGACGGCACACCAGGCGGAGCATctcgaagaggacgcgggggGAGAGCTGCTTGTGATGCACCAGGAGAAGGAGCGTCCTGTGTGGATGGAGTCGCTTCTGAGCAGCGAGCCGAGTGCGCCTGAGCGTCCGCAGGCTAACcggagagagccgcggggTCGGTtcctcgctgcagcttcctctgcgccttcgctctgctcgtctttcgcgtcgtctgcgccctgCACATGCGCCTCGGTGGCTCCAGTAAGCCACCACCACCTCCTAAAAGGCGTGTCGGCTCCGTGCATCTCCCCCGACCAGACAACTACGTGCTCCAGTTCGTCCCTAGAcccgctctcttcgctgtcgtgttcatccttctccttcgtttCCGCGTACTCGGCGGCTTCCTCGGggtgtcgctgtcgccgcgggtCGCCCAGCGAGCagctgtgcggcggcgctccttcGCCCCACGGCTCGGCGTGCGCATCGCCTTGTCCGTATTCCTCCGCTTtcctctcgtctcctccgtcgctgCAGTCTCCCTGTTGcatctcttcttctttccaaTCGCTGAAACCGCCGTCGGCGCAAGCTGCCTGTGCCGTCTGCCTGCCCTCCCTCGCGTCTTCACGCCATGGCTACGCGGTGCCcgagagagggcgcgccgTGGCTGCCTCCCCCTGTTGCGCGGCGACCCCgcccttcctctctgcgtcgctgccggcgtccacgagcgcggcgcaggcggtctgcgcgtcggcgtcctctgcgctctccttctcgttcgcagcctctccctcgtgtGCCGCCACCGCGAcggacgcctccgccgcagtgccctctgctctctccttctctttctcctcgtcggtctgcctcgccgccgcggtctcgCCTCCTGTCGCTGAGGAGCCCAACCAGAGGGAGAGTGCGAGCGGATGTGGGGTGCCGCCACAGGCAAGCTCTCTGAGCCTCCCTTCAGTCCGCGCGCGGAACCCTTCGAGTGAAACTGCAGTCTCCAGCTGCGGcttccctctcgcgcgcggcgtcgacggagtgtcgcgcgacgcggagaacgacgacctgcaggcgcagctcgacAGAATCCAGCAGAAGGCTGCCGTCAGCAAAAAAAGAGATCGCGTCGTCCCGAGCGATGGGCAGCCCGAAGCAGGGCaagacggagaggaagaaggaggtGTCCAGGAAGgggagcgagagagcgaatGCAGACAGCGAGGTATCGTGAAGCGAGAGGACGCGATCCACGTCGCCGGCAGAGAAGCCCGCCCAAGCCTGTTGGCTTCCTGCGTCGTCCCAGTCGAGCAGGTTGAGGCGCTTGCCGCAGTCGCTAAAgtggaggcgagagggagtCATGTGGTTTtctgcgaagaaggaagcgaaagTTGCGAGGTCGGGGGGGCTTGCCACATGAACGAGcgcaaggcgaaggccgcgcagacacgcgcgcatgcggagaaGCCGAAAGAC gaggcgtcgccgttctTCCTTCAAAGTGACCGctcccgcgccctcctcgcccggcgCACGACGTCCGCCAGCGCGGAGACTAGCGAAGGCAAGTCGCTgtgcagcgagagcgagagcgaaccggactccgcggagacagaggacgaGAGTTTAAGtgaggaggagctcgagcTGGAGGGTTTTTGTCTGTCGGAGTTGctggggcgcggcgccgccgggaagcggcgctggaagaagctcgcgcggcagggagagcggcgcgatTCGTTTTCTCGGTGCTCCTTTCTGTCGAGTGAGAACGAgctttccttctcgctctccagcTCTTCGCCCTGCTTGTCactcgcgtcgtctccgccctgctcgccctcctctgcgctggcgaacaccgcggccgcggaaacggcggcggcctctcgctccccgccggctccctccgccgccgatttgctcgccgcccacgctcgcgccgcgtctccgcggcggcggcggaaggccggcgcggcgggcgtgcCGGCGTCTGTGCGGCGGACGCTGGCTGTTCGCCGCGAGctgagagacgccgcgctccagggctctctgcgcctgctccaGACGCTCAGtctcgcgccctgcgcgcgcgaaaaagaGTTCCCGGgtggcgagggcggcgggacAGAGTCGGCCTGTGGGAAGacgggcggcgaaggcgcgaggcgcagcgccgaggctgccgcggacgGAGAGCTGTCGGCTGCGCAGGCCAGGCCGGGAGAACAAGAGACAGAGAACAGAGGACATGGAGACGGGGCAGCCAGTCCCGGAGAGGTGGACCGCGCGTGGATTCAAGCGACCGTCGACTTCTGGGAGGTCGCTGAGGCCGAGGCTGTCCTCAGCGCGCTCAGTGCCAGGCAgaacgcgcgacgcgcccccCCGGCCGTGAAgtga